One Haemorhous mexicanus isolate bHaeMex1 chromosome 9, bHaeMex1.pri, whole genome shotgun sequence DNA segment encodes these proteins:
- the LRRC8B gene encoding volume-regulated anion channel subunit LRRC8B — MITLTELKCLADAQSSYHILKPWWDVFWYYLTMIMLLVAVLAGALQLTQTRVLCCLPCKLEFDNHCAVPWDLVKANLNMSASSTAPIIIPLKIQNYLHRQQYSYIDAVCYERQLHWFAKFFPYLVLLHTFIFAACSNFWLYYPSTSARLEHFVAVLQKCFDSPWTTRALSETVAEQSARKLPIAKSKPAISSPQCSGDIGASRQSLPYSQHGLETTGRENSSVLDKKEGEQAKAIFEKVKKFRVHAEEKDVVYTVYMKQIIVKVFVVIIIVTYVPYYLSFITLEIDCVVNVQAFTGYKRYQCVYSLAEIFKVLASFYVVLVIFYGLTCTYSLWWMLRSSLKQYSFEKLREKSNYTDIPDVKNDFAFILHLADQYDPLYSQRFSIFLSDLSENELKQINLNNEWSVEKLKNKLVRNSQDKTELHLFMLNGLPDSVFELTEIEVLSLELIPEAKLPSAVTQLVNLKELNVYHSSLTMDYPAVSFLEENLKTLRLKSSEMGRIPFWVFHLKNLQELCLTGYFMLDHHNSIYNDGFQGLKNLRSIHLKNNLSRIPQVITDLLPSLQHLSINNEGNKLIVLNNLKKLVNLRTLELICCDLERIPHSIFTLNNLHEIDLKENNLRTVEEIISFQHLKNLSCLKLWHNSISYVPVQIGALSNLEQLYLNYNNIKNVPLQLFLCRKLHYLDLSYNKLTSIPEEIGYLTNLQYLALTKNHIEMLPDGLFQCRKLQFLLLGNNSLMNLSPFVGQLLNLVQLELTGNYLESLPAELEECQLLKRNNLIVEERLLKTLPPRVRERLQACSDKS; from the exons ATGATCACGCTAACAGAACTCAAATGCTTAGCAGATGCCCAGTCATCCTACCACATACTAAAACCATGGTGGGACGTCTTCTGGTATTACCTCACCATGATAATGCTGCTAGTTGCTGTGCTTGCTGGGGCTCTCCAGCTCACTCAAACCAGAGTATTGTGTTGTCTTCCTTGCAAGCTAGAATTTGACAATCATTGTGCTGTGCCTTGGGATTTAGTTAAAGCCAACCTTAACATGTCAGCTAGCTCGACAGCACCGATAATCATCCCGCTTAAAATCCAGAATTATCTCCACCGGCAGCAGTATTCCTACATCGATGCAGTGTGTTATGAGCGACAGCTTCACTGGTTTGCCAAATTTTTTCCATACCTAGTGCTTTTGCATACCTTTATTTTTGCAGCTTGCAGTAATTTCTGGCTTTACTATCCCAGTACAAGTGCCAGGCTTGAGCACTTTGTAGCCGTTCTTCAGAAGTGTTTCGACTCTCCCTGGACAACGCGTGCCCTCTCAGAAACAGTTGCTGAGCAGTCTGCGAGGAAGTTGCCAATAGCCAAATCAAAACCAGCAATTTCATCACCTCAGTGTTCAGGAGACATAGGGGCCAGCAGACAGTCCCTGCCATATTCACAACATGGCTTGGAAACAACTGGAAGAGAAAATTCCAGTGTTCTTGACAAAAAAGAAGGGGAACAAGCTAAAGCTATATTTGAAAAAGTGAAGAAATTCAGAGTACACGCCGAAGAAAAGGATGTAGTATACACAGTGTATATGAAACAGATTATAGTGAAAGTCTTTGTAGTTATCATAATAGTAACTTATGTCCCCTACTATTTATCATTTATTACACTTGAAATTGATTGTGTTGTTAATGTTCAAGCCTTTACAGGCTACAAAAGGTACCAGTGTGTTTATTCGCTAGcagaaatttttaaagttttggcTTCATTTTATGTTGTTTTGGTGATCTTCTATGGATTAACTTGTACTTACAGTTTGTGGTGGATGTTACGAAGTTCACTTAAGCAATACTCTTTTGAGAAGTTGAGAGAGAAAAGTAATTACACTGACATACCTGATGTGAAGAATGACTTTGCATTTATTCTTCACTTGGCAGATCAGTATGATCCTCTTTATTCCCAACGATTCTCAATATTCCTGTCTGATTTGAGTGAAAATGAACTCAAACAGATAAATCTTAACAATGAATGGTCAGtggaaaaactaaaaaataaactaGTAAGAAACTCCCAAGACAAGACTGAACTTCACCTTTTCATGTTAAATGGTCTTCCAGACAGTGTCTTTGAACTGACAGAAATAGAAGTTCTAAGCCTGGAACTTATTCCTGAAGCCAAACTTCCTTCAGCTGTGACCCAGCTTGTCAATCTCAAAGAACTCAATGTTTATCATTCATCACTAACAATGGATTATCCAGCAGTCAgctttttagaagaaaatctgaaaacCTTGCGTTTGAAGTCTAGTGAGATGGGAAGAATTCCATTTTGGGTCTTTCATCTAAAAAACCTACAAGAATTGTGTTTAACAGGATACTTCATGCTAGATCATCACAACTCCATATACAATGATGGCTTTCAGGGGCTAAAAAATCTGAGATCAATTCACTTAAAAAACAACCTTTCCCGTATACCTCAAGTGATTACAGATCTTCTGCCTTCTTTACAACACTTGTCTATCAACAATGAGGGAAACAAACTGATAGTGCTCAATAACCTGAAGAAGCTGGTAAACCTGAGAACCTTGGAACTAATCTGCTGTGATTTAGAGCGCATTCCCCATTCCATTTTTACCCTAAACAATTTGCATGAAATtgacttaaaagaaaataatctcagAACAGTGGAAGAAATAATTAGTTTCCAACATCTTAAGAACCTTTCTTGCTTAAAATTGTGGCACAACAGTATCTCCTACGTCCCAGTGCAGATTGGTGCATTATCAAACCTGGAACAGTTGTATctaaattataataatattaaGAATGTTCCATTGCAGCTATTTCTTTGTAGAAAGTTACACTATTTGGATCTTAGCTATAATAAGCTAACCTCCATCCCTGAAGAAATCGGTTATCTGACCAACCTGCAGTACTTGGCTTTGACAAAAAACCAT attGAAATGCTGCCTGATGGATTATTTCAGTGCAGAAAGCTGCAATTTCTTCTTCTGGGAAATAACAGCCTGATGAATTTGTCCCCTTTTGTGGGTCAGCTACTGAATCTTGTTCAGTTAGAGCTCACTGGAAACTATCTTGAATCACTTCCTGCTGAACTGGAAGAATGTCAGCTCTTAAAGCGAAATAATCTTATTGTAGAAGAAAGGCTGTTAAAAACACTTCCACCTCGTGTAAGAGAGCGTTTGCAGGCATGCTCAGATAAGTCCTAA